The window GGACGATCCGGTACAGTTCCGCCGAACTGTCCGGCCCGGAGACCAGCACAGATGCACGACGTCGCGTCGAGCCCCACCCGCGTCGGCGCCGTGATGGCCGACATCCGCGGCCGGATCGCCTCGCGCCGCCTCGCCCCCGGGGCGCGTCTGCCCTCCGTGCGGGACTTCGCGGAAGCGATGGGCGTGTCGAAGTCGACCGTGGTGGACGCCTACGAGCGCCTCGTCGCCGAGGGCGCCATCGCGTCCCGCCGCGGCTCCGGCTTCTTCGTGGCCGGCGCCACCCGCCCGCTGTCGCTGCAGAGCCTGCGCCCCGACCTCGACCGCGCGATAGACCCCCTCTGGATGACGCGCCAGAACCTGACCTGCGGCCCGGACGTGCTGAAGCCCGGCTGGGGCCTGCTGCCGGACAGCTACATGCCCGACGAGGCCGTGCAGAAGGCGTTGCGCGACATCGCCCGCGACCCCGACCCCGCCGGCCGCCTCCGCTACACGAGCCCGCTCGGGCTCGCGCCCCTGCGCGAGCAGATCAGCCTGCATCTCGGCGCGCGCGGCGTCGCGGCCGACCCCGATTCCGTGCTGCTGACCGACTCGGCCAGCCACGCGCTCGACCTGCTGCTGCGCTTCCTCATCGAGCCCGGCGACACGGTGCTGGTGGACGACCCCTGCTACTTCAACTTTCTGGCGCTGCTGCTCAGCCACCGCGCCCGCGTGGTTTCCGTGCCCTTCGGCCCGGAAGGCGTCGACGTCGGCGCGCTGGAGCGCGTCCTCGCCGCCGAGCGGCCGCGCGTCTACCTCACCATGGCGGGCCCGCAGAACCCGATCGGCGCCACAATGTCGGCCGCCACCGCGCATCGCGTGCTCGGCCTCGTCGAGCGCCACGGCGTCACGGTGATCGAGGACGACTGCTTCGCCGATTTCGAGGAGGACGCCACGCCGCGGCTCGCCGCGGCCGACGGGTTCCGGCGCGTGGTGCTGGTCGGCGGCTTCTCCAAGACCGTATCGAGCGCCATGCGGAGCGGCTTCGTCGCGGCGCGGCCGGACTGGATCGAGGGGCTGATCGACCTCAAGCTGTCGACCTGCCACAGCGGCAGCCACCTGTCCGCCCAGGTCACCCACCGCGTGCTGGCGAGTGGCGCCTACAAGCGCCACGTCGAGGCGCTGCGCGGCAAGCTCGCGCGCGACCGCGCCCTGGCGCTCGGCCGCCTGCGCACCTGCGGCCTGTCGCCCCTGCTGGAGCCGCGCGCCGGCATGTACCTGTGGGCCGAGCTGCCGGGCGGCCTCGACTCGGCCGCGGTGGCGCGCTTCGCCCTGGAGGAGGACGTGCTGCTGGCCCCGGGCGGGGTGTTCAGCGCCTCCCGCACCGCGGCGGGCTGGCTCCGCTTCAACGCCGCCGCCTGCGCGGACCCGCGCGTCTTCTCCGTTCTGGCGCGGTCGATCGAGCGCGCCGCGGCGCCCTGAGGCTCAGGCCGCCGCCGGCCGCGCGCCCCGCTCCGCCAGGAAGGCGGCGTGCTCCGCGATGAGCCCGCCGTCGAGCGCGCGGGCGATCAGCGCGCGCGTCTCCGGGATGCCGTAGAGCACCGCGAAGGATCCGAAGCGGGGCCCCCGCTCCTCGCCGAGCAGCACCTGGTAGAGCGTGTTGAACCACTCGTTCGACACGCCGGGCCGCTCGGGCGTCGCCGTCTTCGCCTTGAAGTCCTGGTAGCGGGGCACGGGCCTCGCCACGTCGTAGAGCGCGGTCTGCACGTCCTCGGCCGAGGCGCCGGCCGGCAGGGCCGCCAGCGCGGCGTCGAGCGCCTGGAGCGCGCCGCGCTCGACCTCGTCGGGCGCGCGGTAGCGCTTCCCGGTCCGCACGCGGTCGCGGAAGTAGCGCACCGCGTAGCCGACGAGCCGGTCGAGCCGCGGATGCGTCTCGGGCGTCACGCCCGGCGCGTAGCGCTTGAGGAAGCCCCACAGCACCGCGGGGTCCTCGCTGTTCGCCACCGCGGCGAGGTTCAGCAGCATCACGAAGCTGAGGGTCGTGCCGGTGCCGCCCTCCGGCGCGAGCTGCTCCGGCGCGGGCGGCGCCCCGCCGTGGATGTGCCAGGCCGGGTTGCCGAGCTTCTCCCGGTCGCCCTGCCGCCCGAAGGCGTCGAGGAAGCCGAGGTAGTCGTCGACGGCGCGCGGGATCACGTCGAAATACAGGCGCTTCGCCGCCGACGGCTTCTGGAACATGAACAGCGACAGGCTTTCCGGCGACGCGTAGGTCAGCCAGTCGTCGATGGTGAGCCCGTTGCCCTTGCTCTTCGAGATCTTCTGGCCGTTCTGGTCGAGGAAGAGCTCGTAGTTGAAGCCCTCGGGCGGCTCGGAGCCGAGCGCGCGCACGATCCGGCCGCTGAGCTTCACCGAGTCGATCAGGTCCTTGCCGGCCATCTCGTAGTCGACGCCGAGCGCGTGCCAGCGCATCGCCCAATCGGGCTTCCATTGCAGCTTGCAGTGCCCGCCCGTCACGGGCGTCTCGTAGAGCGTGCCGGAGGCGGGGTCGCGCCAGGAGATCGTGCCGGCCGCCACGTCGCGCGACACGAGCGGCACCTGCATCACCACGCCGCTCTCGGGGTGGATGGGCAGGAACGGGCAGTAGGTGGCGGCGCGCTCCGCCCCGAGGCTCGGCACCATGATGGCCATCACCTCGTCGAGCCGCTCCAGCATCAGCCGCAGCGCCGCGTCGAAGCGGCCCGAGCGGTACAGCTCCGTCGAGGACAGGAACTCGTAGTCGAAGCCGAAGCGGTCCAGGAAGGCGCGGAGGCGCGCGTTGTTGGCGTGG is drawn from Lichenibacterium dinghuense and contains these coding sequences:
- a CDS encoding PLP-dependent aminotransferase family protein, yielding MHDVASSPTRVGAVMADIRGRIASRRLAPGARLPSVRDFAEAMGVSKSTVVDAYERLVAEGAIASRRGSGFFVAGATRPLSLQSLRPDLDRAIDPLWMTRQNLTCGPDVLKPGWGLLPDSYMPDEAVQKALRDIARDPDPAGRLRYTSPLGLAPLREQISLHLGARGVAADPDSVLLTDSASHALDLLLRFLIEPGDTVLVDDPCYFNFLALLLSHRARVVSVPFGPEGVDVGALERVLAAERPRVYLTMAGPQNPIGATMSAATAHRVLGLVERHGVTVIEDDCFADFEEDATPRLAAADGFRRVVLVGGFSKTVSSAMRSGFVAARPDWIEGLIDLKLSTCHSGSHLSAQVTHRVLASGAYKRHVEALRGKLARDRALALGRLRTCGLSPLLEPRAGMYLWAELPGGLDSAAVARFALEEDVLLAPGGVFSASRTAAGWLRFNAAACADPRVFSVLARSIERAAAP
- a CDS encoding lysine--tRNA ligase, yielding MPPLDMTAELLGSATAWPFEEARKLVKRVERTGQASVLFETGYGPSGLPHIGTFGEVARTSMVRHAFRVLTGDRVPTRLVCFSDDMDGLRKVPDNVPNQELLRQHLGRPLTEVPDPIEPGISFGHANNARLRAFLDRFGFDYEFLSSTELYRSGRFDAALRLMLERLDEVMAIMVPSLGAERAATYCPFLPIHPESGVVMQVPLVSRDVAAGTISWRDPASGTLYETPVTGGHCKLQWKPDWAMRWHALGVDYEMAGKDLIDSVKLSGRIVRALGSEPPEGFNYELFLDQNGQKISKSKGNGLTIDDWLTYASPESLSLFMFQKPSAAKRLYFDVIPRAVDDYLGFLDAFGRQGDREKLGNPAWHIHGGAPPAPEQLAPEGGTGTTLSFVMLLNLAAVANSEDPAVLWGFLKRYAPGVTPETHPRLDRLVGYAVRYFRDRVRTGKRYRAPDEVERGALQALDAALAALPAGASAEDVQTALYDVARPVPRYQDFKAKTATPERPGVSNEWFNTLYQVLLGEERGPRFGSFAVLYGIPETRALIARALDGGLIAEHAAFLAERGARPAAA